The following is a genomic window from Rutidosis leptorrhynchoides isolate AG116_Rl617_1_P2 chromosome 8, CSIRO_AGI_Rlap_v1, whole genome shotgun sequence.
CTTACGTCACTTTCTTGGGACTGTTTTGACAATTTCTTTCAATATGACCACGTTCTCCACAACGATAGCATTTGTTCTTCCAATCACCAGCCTTGCAGTCTCGTGCCCAATGGCCATCAAGTCCACAATTGAAGCAACGGCCTGCTCCTGGTGGCGGACCTCTGCCAAGAAAATCACGAGAACCGCCGCCACCGCCACGGTCGCGGTCACGGTAGTGATCACCGCCGCCGCCGCCTCGTGGAGCCTATGACATATCAAAGGATGTATTATTTGTGGCATGTtatgtattattaaaattaaattgtcAATATGGAAAATCAAAAATCAATACCCCTTTTGCAAATTCCACCACAATACGACTTCCATCGACATCACGCCCGTTTAAGCTGTATCGTGCATCATCTGCATCTCTAGGGTCGCTAAATTCCTATATAAGCATATAAATAAagagaaacaaaacaaaaaaaaaggtgaaatCTTTCAAGAGAAGTATGCaatacatgaaaaaaaaaaaaaaaaatatatatatatatatatatatatatatatatatatatatatatatatacacacaccctGTATTATAGAGTAACCAAGTAAGAAAATGTGTACCACAAAGGCAAAGTCACGCTTCATATCCACATCACGTATTCTGCGTTAAACGGGTTCCATAAATAGTAAGGCCATCATGACATTATGAACCAAAGGGTTGATACTTCGCCCCTCAAAGAATCactaaacaccattttcagccattTTTTCCATCAAAAAGAAAATGCAAAACATTTATAGAAAGAATCGCCAGTCTCCTACACAATCAATCTGCATGAATAACGACTCTTTCCACCAAAGGCAACCTCCCACCATTTAGACCTTCAAAAGATCATCAAGTTAATTTTACTTGACACGTGTAGAGGGGGGGTCTTTTTTTACAATGGATTCGTTAATGTTAAGTTAGCCAATAATGGCACTTATTTAACTTTCCGATATGGATCAGACCACGTAAGTCGTAACTCGCGAGTGAGTACACAAATGTCTAGCCATGTTTTAGTTAAATAATGATATTTCCACCCAGTGCACCAAGAAGGTACAATAATGCATAAACATGAGTCAACGGattcatatttaaaaaaaaaaaaaaaaaaactcaattgGTCAAAGTTAGTATCAACAAAATATGCATAAAAGATAGATCTTCAAACAAatacatacatattacatatataaatGAAAAGAggctatatattacatatatacatatacatatataaatgaaaAGAGGCTATATAACGTCAATGCCAGCTAAACTACGAACCTTCCATATCTGCTGAAGATGTCCTCCAAGTCACGTGATCTTGTGCGTGAAGCCAAATGTCCAACATAAAGACGGGTAGTAGTGCCATGGCGATCATCATAGCGCGGCATAATTCCTATAAAAACACTACTGGAACCATTATAAACAAAGGCATATTTACAATTTTTCAAAGCATACAAATCAGCAACCACTTTCCAACTaacttattatttataatatatatatatatatatatatatatatatatatatatatatatatatatatatatatatatatatatatatatatatatatatatatatagtgttttaatcCGGAGAGAAGTAGATTTTAGGAGGGAAGGTGagtaaatttttttattttcaCAAACATTAAGATcgggtgaaaatatgaacattaagaaaagacactttgtgatgataaCGCTCAAAGAGTAACATTCATCACGATGAATGTTTCACCTGTAAACAGTCACGcataacattcatcgtgatgaatgttattcttcgagcaTTTTCTGGTCAAATTAAaagcattcatcacaaagtgtcttttttgaaTGTTCAATATTTTCAGTTTTTCACCTGATCTTGACATTcataactaattttttttttttaaaataaatacagaaaaattTACTTCCCACTTGATTAGCCccctatatatatacatgtatctatatgtatatatacatctatacatgtatctatatgtatatatatgtatatgtacagatatgtatatatgtgtgtatatctatatctatatgtgtgtatatatataactttaagCAAATTTTCAACCAGCATCCTTACTAGCATACCACTAACGCACGTTTAATAGCACAAGCCACAACCAAATAATAATACCACTAATATAGCCAAGAGTGTAGAATTATTATTCTTAGTGATAATTTTTTGTTAATGCATCTGACTCCTATTTCACCAACATTTCATCAATGATACAAAGTAAGATTTTAAACAAGATACTGTCATCATTTTCAGGCTCTTTCCACCATAACACTACGAGAAAAATCGCCATTGCAACAGAGGAAAAGATTACTTTGGAAAGACACGGACAGCTAGGTATTTATAAAAACATAGCGTCAGCAATAAGAGTAAAATTCTCCTGACTAAAAGATAATAAGGTCAACGGGTATTTAAACGCTTACTTTGACATGTTATTCATCGTAAAACTAAAAAAAAAGTGTCTATAAAGGGGGCTATTTTGATGTCACCGGCTAATGGCTTTGTAATATT
Proteins encoded in this region:
- the LOC139861227 gene encoding uncharacterized protein isoform X1, translating into MPRYDDRHGTTTRLYVGHLASRTRSRDLEDIFSRYGRIRDVDMKRDFAFVEFSDPRDADDARYSLNGRDVDGSRIVVEFAKGAPRGGGGGDHYRDRDRGGGGGSRDFLGRGPPPGAGRCFNCGLDGHWARDCKAGDWKNKCYRCGERGHIERNCQNSPKKVTRGRSYSRTPSPPPRRGGRRSRSVSRSRSYSRSRSPAKRERSVERGERRSRSPRKSRSSPPPSKGRKHSPSPDDDRDMQEKGTPSPKATSGNLIEDDVRDGSRSPDIKSPAEENGQSRSPSPVERDNGTPIEDDYVANGSPEASESG